The DNA segment AGCTCAGTTGGTAGAGCAAACGGCTCATATCCGTTAGGTCAGGGGTTCAAGTCCCTTCGCCACTAAAAAAGCTGTCCGGATACCTCCCGGACAGCTTTTTTCATTTCTGACCGATACCAGACCCGCAACGGGTTTTCACGGGCATTCAGATTGTTCAGTCGATTTCCTTGGTAAAGTTTTCGATCTCCCGTACGAACTCCTCAAGGTCAGAGAAATTCCGGTACACCGATGCAAAGCGCACATATGCAACGCGATCAACATGGTACAGCTTTTCCAGCACCATCTCGCCAATCAGGCTTGACGGAATCTCGTGATCACTGCCGCCATGCAGGCTGGCCTTGTCCTCCAGATCGTTGACGATCTCCTCAATCTCACGCTGGCTGATGTTACGTTTCTCCAGCGCACGATGGATCCCCCGCTCCAGCTTTTCGCGGCTGAAGGGTTCGCGGCGTTGACTGTTCTTGACGATCATCAGCTGTTTTTCCACTATCCGCTCGTAGGAGGTAAACCGGAAACCGCAGCCGGCGCACTCGCGTCGACGACGAATGGATTCACCACTGGCAAGGGTGCGAGACTCGATTACGCGATTATCCATACTGCCGCATCGGGGACATTTCATATTGCGCAATATACCCCGGGTGCCCAGCGGCACTCAATAGGCTGCAGCCTCAGCTGGACAGCGTGTCCCAATTGCGCTACGGTTAAGCCCGCCATGAGTACCACCCAACGCGCAGCCGTCATCCACTATCTTGATACCTGCTTCACCCATCCCGTCCGGGATCCGCTGTGGGGCCATATATACCTGGATCCCGCCATGCTCCCGCTGCTGTATTCGGAACCGTTTCAGCAGCTCAACCGCATCAGACAGCTGGGGCCTACCTTCCTGGTGTATCCCGGTGCAACCCACACCCGCCTGAACCACAGCCTGGGCGTGCTGCACATGGCCCGACGGCTCATCAGAACCCTGATTACCCATGAAGCAGCACCCGATCTGAGTCTTGAAGGGGTAAAGGGTTTCCTCTGCGCCGCGCTGCTGCATGATGTTGGCCATTTCCCCTATACCCATTCCCTCAAGGAACTGCCGCTGAAGGAACACGAGGTACTGACCGGAGATATTATCCGTCGCATGCCGCTTGCCGGGATACTCAAGGACACCCTCGGGATAGATCCGGTAATCCCGGCCAGAATCGTCGACCTGCATCTGCCTGCGGATACCTGCCTGGAGCCAGACGACGGACGGAATCCAGCCAGTAGTGACCAGGAGATCAGTTTCTTCAGGCGCCTGCTGAGCTCTCCGCTCGACCCGGACAAGCTCGACTACCTGAACCGTGATGCCTACTTCTGCGGCGTGCCCTACGGCACTCAGGACAGCGACTACGTACTGAGCCAGGTCCTGCCGCATCCGGACGCCGGCATCGGCCTGGATGAGGGCGGAATCTCGGCCCTGGAGCATCTGCTGTTCTCCAAATACCAGATGTATCGCGCGGTGTACTGGCATCGCACCGTTCGCATCGCGACCGGCATGATAAAAAAAGGCCTGTATCTGGGGATCCGCAGCGGGGCTCTCCAGACGGATCAGCTGTACAACCTGGATGACGAGAGCTTTTTCAAGCTGGCGGACAGCTGCGACGCCCCGGAATTCGGGTTGATTTCTGCAGTCCAGTCCCGACGACTGCATCAAACCATATACGAGGCCCCATTCGACAACACACGCCCACAACTGCAGGAACTCTGCGATCTGTCCCGGCGCACCGCGATGGAGCGACGCCTGGCCGACACGCTGAGCCGCTGCCTCGGAAAGCCGGTGTCCGAGATGCACCTGCTGATCGATATCCCCGAGGCGATCTCGTTCGAGGTTGATATACCGGTACGTACCGCCGATGGGTGGATCCCCTACTCCCGGGCGCGCAGTGTATTCACCCCGCAGGTAGTACGGGACTTTACCGAGACCCTGCGCCTGGTACGCATTGCGGTTGATCCGCGGGTGCTCCCCCTGCCTGAAACGGCCATCACCGCCCTGGCTACGGAGCTGCAGCATGGAGTGGCGTGAGTTTACCCTGACAGAAAACGATGCCGGACGACGCCTGGACGTCATCCTGCGCCACCTGGATGCAGCCCGGGGTCTGTCCGGCCTGTTTGCCGCCATTCGCAAGGGACTGATCAGACTGAACGGAAAAAAAGCCAGA comes from the Spirochaeta africana DSM 8902 genome and includes:
- the nrdR gene encoding transcriptional regulator NrdR, whose product is MKCPRCGSMDNRVIESRTLASGESIRRRRECAGCGFRFTSYERIVEKQLMIVKNSQRREPFSREKLERGIHRALEKRNISQREIEEIVNDLEDKASLHGGSDHEIPSSLIGEMVLEKLYHVDRVAYVRFASVYRNFSDLEEFVREIENFTKEID
- a CDS encoding HD domain-containing protein encodes the protein MSTTQRAAVIHYLDTCFTHPVRDPLWGHIYLDPAMLPLLYSEPFQQLNRIRQLGPTFLVYPGATHTRLNHSLGVLHMARRLIRTLITHEAAPDLSLEGVKGFLCAALLHDVGHFPYTHSLKELPLKEHEVLTGDIIRRMPLAGILKDTLGIDPVIPARIVDLHLPADTCLEPDDGRNPASSDQEISFFRRLLSSPLDPDKLDYLNRDAYFCGVPYGTQDSDYVLSQVLPHPDAGIGLDEGGISALEHLLFSKYQMYRAVYWHRTVRIATGMIKKGLYLGIRSGALQTDQLYNLDDESFFKLADSCDAPEFGLISAVQSRRLHQTIYEAPFDNTRPQLQELCDLSRRTAMERRLADTLSRCLGKPVSEMHLLIDIPEAISFEVDIPVRTADGWIPYSRARSVFTPQVVRDFTETLRLVRIAVDPRVLPLPETAITALATELQHGVA